A stretch of the Terriglobia bacterium genome encodes the following:
- a CDS encoding tetratricopeptide repeat protein, with the protein MRRCAGVLLLLTCLHAFGQFEDPETTLQRGDTALGQGRFDIAQSIYQGVLAANPNLKISNWRCRNIAEANIRATHPNLKAGADWLQRAVDQNSSDLSSRERLGGVLLQLGEPDRAAAQYDYLLRKNPDSQPYVLGMAAALRDLGQYGEGSRLLSAALQQNPNDPELRVEYARNLLYQRQYAAAKDQYRMVLRWYPDNTDALIGLGKVYSWQGNQQLALEQYQKALVVDPGNYDALVGQGFSLIWSDRKSEALPMLERANSRHPEVAEVRDALKRLGAVNIFTGDVSAGAPEWPILAPTIKRTNDKSRGNTTTAWNPPLPLVDEASESAKKPQASSPAPTNGNSQPGHSNLWVIGMGLAVLVSVFVVAAFFLFFLPTVRNKKEGKTVVAARLAEATPAPNPVEQWARLEEFSRPPRVEKPARSYRPVEPASKMQAEPLPLSELLPAPKPSEPEVETEPQAAPAQAMTAAVEGSAAASAQNVETPRAELPVSQEAEAPRTPRRRRGAAAPERPWWRDLSNPDLAKSIQQDEPESAANPMSQIVPLRPLSPFLDAPDDVVVPSDAPNPLTPASEKPSPPEEPPPSRPFTQVLQRALERAGDGQAEEPPEPIKAHEPEETDIPQLSPNGNGSGRAVRVAHAPEPEIARALNEANIVIVGCGVMVSHYRTVLKAAGADVRTFTFWDLAMSSMRKRRADVLLIDGDALDGLTPVQMYTSAQVEKYMFGSILVGVSSDEDRTALPQDVVLAHSLTDDDLRTRFMESLQAS; encoded by the coding sequence TTGCGTCGTTGTGCCGGCGTCCTCCTGCTCCTCACCTGCCTGCACGCTTTTGGGCAGTTTGAGGACCCGGAGACGACGCTGCAGCGCGGAGACACGGCGCTCGGCCAGGGGCGGTTCGATATCGCCCAGTCAATCTACCAAGGAGTTCTAGCCGCAAATCCGAATCTCAAGATCAGCAACTGGCGCTGCCGGAACATCGCCGAAGCGAATATCCGCGCAACCCATCCCAACCTGAAGGCCGGTGCTGATTGGCTGCAGCGTGCAGTCGATCAGAACTCCAGCGATCTTTCGAGCCGCGAGCGCCTCGGCGGGGTTTTGCTGCAACTCGGCGAACCGGACCGGGCCGCGGCGCAGTACGACTACCTGCTGAGGAAGAATCCGGACAGCCAACCGTACGTGCTCGGGATGGCTGCGGCGCTGCGGGATTTGGGCCAGTACGGCGAGGGATCCCGGTTGCTCTCGGCTGCTCTGCAGCAAAATCCGAATGACCCGGAACTGCGTGTGGAATACGCGCGCAATCTCCTGTATCAGCGGCAGTATGCGGCGGCGAAGGACCAGTATCGGATGGTCCTGAGGTGGTACCCGGATAACACGGACGCGCTCATTGGGCTGGGGAAGGTTTATTCGTGGCAGGGAAACCAGCAACTGGCGCTGGAGCAATATCAGAAAGCGCTCGTCGTGGATCCGGGGAACTACGATGCGCTGGTGGGTCAGGGCTTCTCGCTCATCTGGAGCGACCGAAAGAGTGAGGCCCTTCCGATGCTGGAGCGGGCCAATTCGCGTCACCCGGAAGTTGCCGAGGTTCGGGACGCTCTCAAGCGGCTGGGTGCGGTGAATATTTTCACAGGCGATGTCAGCGCGGGTGCCCCGGAGTGGCCGATCCTGGCGCCAACAATCAAACGCACAAACGACAAGAGCCGGGGGAATACGACTACCGCATGGAATCCCCCATTGCCGTTAGTGGATGAGGCGAGCGAATCGGCAAAGAAGCCGCAGGCATCCAGTCCGGCGCCGACCAATGGCAATTCGCAGCCGGGACACAGCAATCTGTGGGTTATCGGAATGGGGCTGGCGGTGCTGGTGTCGGTGTTCGTGGTCGCCGCATTCTTCCTTTTCTTCCTGCCGACCGTGCGAAATAAGAAAGAGGGCAAAACGGTGGTCGCGGCGCGCCTGGCCGAAGCCACACCGGCGCCGAATCCGGTGGAACAATGGGCGAGGTTGGAAGAGTTCTCGCGACCGCCCCGGGTTGAGAAGCCGGCGAGATCGTATCGACCGGTAGAGCCAGCGTCGAAGATGCAGGCGGAACCTCTGCCGCTCTCGGAATTGCTGCCGGCGCCAAAACCATCGGAGCCGGAAGTTGAAACGGAACCGCAGGCTGCACCTGCACAGGCGATGACCGCGGCAGTCGAAGGTTCGGCAGCAGCATCCGCGCAGAATGTGGAAACTCCGCGGGCAGAGTTGCCAGTTTCACAGGAGGCCGAGGCGCCGAGAACGCCGCGAAGACGTCGTGGTGCTGCAGCACCGGAGCGGCCGTGGTGGCGCGACCTTTCAAACCCGGACCTCGCGAAATCCATTCAGCAGGACGAGCCTGAATCTGCCGCCAACCCGATGTCACAAATTGTGCCGCTGCGACCGCTGTCGCCATTCCTGGATGCTCCGGACGACGTGGTTGTGCCGTCGGATGCACCGAATCCTCTGACGCCGGCTTCGGAGAAACCTTCACCCCCGGAGGAGCCGCCACCGTCCCGGCCGTTCACACAAGTACTGCAGCGCGCGTTGGAACGGGCCGGCGATGGACAGGCCGAGGAACCGCCGGAGCCTATCAAGGCGCACGAACCGGAAGAGACGGACATACCGCAGTTATCCCCGAACGGTAATGGAAGCGGGAGGGCTGTTCGTGTGGCTCATGCCCCGGAACCGGAGATCGCGCGCGCGCTGAACGAGGCGAATATTGTGATCGTCGGTTGTGGCGTGATGGTGAGCCACTATCGCACCGTTTTGAAGGCGGCGGGCGCGGATGTTCGCACGTTCACCTTCTGGGACCTGGCGATGAGTTCAATGCGCAAGCGGCGCGCCGACGTGTTGTTGATCGACGGCGATGCGCTGGACGGACTTACGCCGGTACAGATGTACACCTCGGCCCAGGTGGAGAAATACATGTTTGGGTCAATCCTGGTGGGCGTCAGTTCCGACGAGGATCGCACGGCTTTACCACAAGATGTTGTCTTGGCACACAGCCTGACGGACGACGATCTGAGAACCCGCTTCATGGAATCTCTGCAAGCCTCGTAA
- a CDS encoding acyl-CoA carboxylase subunit beta, translating into MRELAHKMAEIRNQEEKILEGGGQRAIESQHKKGRLTARERLAKLLDPGVEFFELSLYAAHEMYEEWGGAPAAGVITGLGRVRDRLFMIIANDATVKAGAFFPTTTKKVIRAQNIAIENRLPTIYLVDSAGVFLPLQEDVFPDTDDFGRVFRNNAVMSALGIPQITAIMGMCVAGGAYLPVMCDHILMTEGSGLFLAGPALVQAAIGQKSSAEELGGATMHASISGTVDFKEPNDEACIERIRSLVDKMGYRTPAPFHRAEKVEAPLYAAEELYGIYDPDPSKQYDMKQVIARIVDGSQFDEYKPEYGETVICGYARIGGYAVGIVANQKKHVHQVDHNGNKRMEFGGVIYTESAEKAARFIMDCNQNLVPLVFLHDVNGFMVGKDAEWSGIIRAGAKMVNAVSNSVVPKITVIIGGSFGAGHYAMCGKAYDPRFVFAWPSARYSVMSGESAAGTLVEIKIKQLEREGKKLTDQDKKELFESVRDTYARQMDPRYGAARLWIDKIIDPIETRDAITWALRAARHNPEVPPFRVGILQT; encoded by the coding sequence ATGCGCGAGCTGGCGCACAAGATGGCCGAGATTCGCAACCAGGAGGAGAAGATTCTCGAGGGTGGCGGCCAGCGTGCGATTGAGTCGCAGCACAAGAAGGGTCGGCTGACGGCACGGGAGCGGCTGGCGAAGCTGCTCGACCCGGGCGTGGAGTTCTTTGAACTGAGTCTGTATGCGGCTCACGAGATGTACGAGGAGTGGGGCGGAGCGCCGGCGGCGGGGGTGATCACCGGGCTTGGTCGCGTGCGCGACCGGCTTTTCATGATCATCGCCAACGACGCGACGGTGAAGGCGGGCGCATTCTTCCCGACGACGACGAAGAAGGTGATCCGCGCGCAGAACATCGCCATCGAGAACCGACTGCCGACGATTTATCTCGTCGATTCGGCGGGGGTCTTCCTGCCCTTGCAGGAAGATGTTTTCCCAGACACCGACGATTTCGGGCGCGTGTTTCGCAACAACGCGGTGATGTCGGCGTTGGGAATTCCGCAGATCACGGCCATCATGGGCATGTGCGTGGCTGGAGGCGCGTACCTCCCGGTGATGTGCGACCACATTTTGATGACCGAGGGCTCGGGGCTGTTCCTCGCTGGGCCGGCTCTGGTGCAGGCGGCGATTGGGCAGAAGAGTTCGGCGGAGGAATTGGGCGGGGCAACGATGCATGCATCGATTTCCGGCACCGTTGATTTCAAGGAGCCGAACGATGAGGCGTGTATCGAGCGCATTCGCTCGCTGGTGGACAAGATGGGATACCGTACTCCGGCTCCGTTTCATCGCGCGGAAAAGGTCGAGGCGCCTCTGTATGCGGCGGAGGAGTTGTATGGCATCTACGACCCGGACCCGTCGAAGCAGTACGACATGAAGCAGGTGATCGCTCGCATCGTCGATGGCTCGCAGTTTGACGAGTACAAGCCGGAGTATGGCGAGACGGTGATCTGCGGATATGCGCGGATTGGCGGCTACGCGGTCGGGATCGTGGCCAACCAGAAAAAACACGTCCACCAGGTGGATCACAACGGCAACAAGCGGATGGAGTTCGGCGGCGTGATTTACACCGAGTCGGCGGAGAAGGCGGCACGGTTCATCATGGACTGCAACCAGAACCTGGTGCCGCTGGTGTTTCTGCACGACGTGAACGGCTTCATGGTGGGCAAGGACGCGGAGTGGAGCGGCATCATTCGCGCCGGGGCGAAGATGGTGAACGCGGTTTCGAACTCGGTGGTGCCGAAGATCACGGTCATCATCGGTGGATCATTCGGCGCGGGACACTATGCGATGTGCGGCAAAGCCTACGATCCACGGTTTGTATTTGCCTGGCCGAGCGCGCGGTATTCCGTCATGAGCGGCGAGTCGGCAGCGGGCACGCTGGTTGAAATCAAGATCAAGCAACTGGAGCGCGAGGGCAAAAAGCTGACCGACCAGGACAAGAAGGAACTGTTCGAGTCGGTGCGCGACACTTATGCGAGGCAAATGGATCCGCGGTATGGAGCGGCGCGCCTGTGGATCGACAAGATTATCGACCCGATCGAGACGCGGGACGCGATTACGTGGGCGCTGAGAGCGGCGAGACATAATCCGGAGGTGCCGCCGTTTCGGGTGGGGATATTGCAGACGTAG
- a CDS encoding enoyl-CoA hydratase/isomerase family protein → MVTFYELESRESANVLRLSGDETNRLTRLRVKALTTVTQELAREVNPKPLIITGNKHFFSAGADLNEIAALTGVEAYEFAAMGQALMNTVANFPAPTYAAVWGYCMGGGFDLALACCYRIAHPHSVFGHRGAALGLITGWGGTQRLPRLVGKAKALEMFLAAEKIHAAKALEIGLVDEIAEEPVQACVERITTKARRHEEI, encoded by the coding sequence GTGGTGACCTTCTACGAACTCGAATCACGAGAGTCCGCCAATGTCTTGCGACTGAGCGGTGACGAAACAAACCGCCTGACCCGGTTGCGCGTGAAGGCACTCACCACGGTCACGCAAGAACTGGCGCGAGAGGTGAATCCGAAGCCACTGATCATCACTGGGAATAAGCATTTCTTCTCGGCAGGCGCAGATTTGAATGAGATCGCCGCGCTCACCGGGGTCGAGGCGTATGAGTTTGCGGCCATGGGCCAGGCGCTGATGAATACCGTCGCGAACTTCCCTGCTCCGACGTATGCCGCTGTCTGGGGGTATTGCATGGGCGGCGGGTTCGACCTGGCACTCGCATGTTGCTATCGCATCGCCCATCCGCATTCGGTGTTCGGGCATCGAGGCGCGGCGCTGGGATTGATCACCGGTTGGGGCGGGACGCAGAGGTTGCCGCGCTTGGTCGGGAAAGCCAAGGCGCTTGAGATGTTTTTGGCAGCGGAGAAGATTCACGCTGCGAAGGCGCTCGAGATCGGTTTGGTGGATGAGATCGCCGAAGAACCGGTGCAGGCGTGCGTGGAGAGGATTACCACAAAGGCACGAAGGCACGAAGAAATCTGA
- a CDS encoding DUF5996 family protein yields MVSSSITPNFFATPNVWPPLPLKEWKPTLQTLHMWTQMVGKLRLRLAPPVNHWWHVPLYVSSQGLTTGAMPYGDCVVQATFDFQEHALVLECNDRRKVKIGMYPRTVADFYREFESALKKLKIDVRIWTMPVEVPNPIPFEQDTKHASYDREAVERFSRVLQTIEPIFEEFRGRFIGKSSPVHFFWGSFDLAVTRFSGRRAPEKDGADAITREAYSHEVISAGWWPGGESAWGPVLEYPAFYAYAAPAPEGFAEAKVRPNRAFYHKELGEFLLKYDDVRESADPRATLLEFCESTYEAGATLAKWDRGELERPAERERKTA; encoded by the coding sequence ATGGTTTCCTCTTCCATAACTCCGAATTTTTTTGCAACTCCGAATGTCTGGCCACCGCTGCCGCTCAAGGAGTGGAAGCCTACCTTGCAAACGCTGCACATGTGGACGCAGATGGTGGGGAAGTTGCGCTTGCGGCTGGCCCCGCCGGTGAATCACTGGTGGCACGTGCCGCTGTACGTTTCGTCGCAGGGGCTGACGACCGGGGCAATGCCGTATGGCGATTGCGTGGTGCAGGCGACGTTTGACTTCCAGGAGCACGCGCTGGTGCTGGAGTGCAATGATCGGCGCAAGGTGAAGATCGGGATGTATCCGCGCACCGTGGCAGATTTTTATCGCGAGTTCGAGTCGGCGCTGAAAAAGCTGAAGATCGATGTGCGCATCTGGACGATGCCGGTCGAGGTGCCGAACCCGATTCCGTTCGAGCAGGACACGAAACACGCGAGCTATGATCGCGAGGCCGTGGAGCGATTCTCACGCGTGCTTCAGACGATCGAGCCGATCTTCGAGGAGTTCCGCGGACGGTTCATTGGCAAGTCGAGCCCGGTGCATTTCTTCTGGGGAAGCTTCGATCTCGCAGTTACGCGTTTCTCAGGGCGCCGCGCGCCGGAGAAGGACGGTGCGGACGCGATAACCCGCGAAGCATATTCACATGAAGTCATCAGCGCGGGTTGGTGGCCCGGTGGCGAGTCGGCATGGGGGCCAGTGCTGGAGTATCCCGCGTTCTACGCGTATGCGGCACCGGCGCCGGAAGGATTCGCCGAAGCGAAAGTCCGGCCGAACCGTGCCTTCTATCACAAAGAACTAGGCGAGTTCCTGCTGAAGTATGACGACGTGCGGGAGTCGGCAGACCCGCGAGCGACGTTGCTGGAGTTCTGTGAGAGCACCTATGAGGCGGGGGCGACGCTGGCGAAGTGGGATCGTGGGGAGTTGGAGAGGCCGGCAGAGCGGGAACGAAAGACGGCGTGA
- a CDS encoding oligopeptide transporter, OPT family, producing MSSPQQYRPYVPADMPMKEFTLRAIILGLIMTAILGAANAYLGLKAGMTIAATYPAAVIGMSILRIFKGSLLEENIARTIGSIGESVAAGAVFTIPAFVLAGIWPGLTAAKYWQSVALMAIGGTLGILFVTLLRRVMVEDPELPYPESVAASQIHKAGQQGSKAAKILFANMGFGAVFYFLSQINLFAFSRTVVFNISAVGKKLLLRTATNPNVGTTVTGGATTFSWPDISPAYLGVGYIIGPRLAALNFAGGVLAWGLLVPLLTYILGPYMQPATGAQIPWPTIAGSIYFSIVRPIAVGGMLVGACYTLFKMRKQLGIGIGRAVSDLKKSAQAHEATDRTQRDLNSKVVFAGIALVLIAMIALYYFFISGAGGLASNKIIAGAVVAAVVMVILGFFFAAVSGNLVGMIGSSNNPVSGLTLCTLVVAALLMVALGVSGIGGVTAVLGVAAVVCVSSAVAGEMLQDLKVGHILGGTPSKMQIGDLLGIVVASLVLFFPLAILDKAYHFGSAALPAPQAGLMAMLAQGIVGGNMAWPLVIVGILMGFALIMIEVRSPMLFSVGMYLPLGTTFAIFVGGILRWITDKLRDRAKLNDAQKARVENAGVLTASGLIAGEALCGLVIAGIVGSGRQLWSIMDHPNWIYGLIALVVIATVMIRVPLANAGSPDEPAPPTAVM from the coding sequence ATGAGCTCCCCACAACAATATCGTCCCTATGTTCCCGCTGACATGCCGATGAAGGAGTTTACGCTCCGGGCGATCATCCTCGGCCTAATCATGACCGCGATTCTAGGCGCGGCCAACGCTTACCTGGGCCTCAAGGCCGGTATGACAATCGCGGCTACTTATCCGGCTGCCGTGATCGGCATGTCCATTCTCAGGATTTTCAAAGGCTCGCTGCTGGAAGAAAACATCGCCCGAACCATCGGCTCCATCGGTGAGTCGGTGGCTGCGGGCGCCGTGTTCACAATACCGGCATTCGTCCTCGCCGGAATCTGGCCGGGACTCACCGCAGCGAAGTACTGGCAATCCGTCGCGCTCATGGCGATCGGCGGCACGCTGGGCATTCTCTTCGTTACGTTGCTGCGGCGCGTGATGGTCGAAGATCCGGAGCTTCCGTATCCCGAGTCGGTGGCAGCCTCGCAGATTCACAAGGCCGGACAACAGGGGAGCAAGGCCGCGAAGATCCTGTTTGCGAACATGGGATTCGGCGCGGTGTTCTATTTCCTGAGCCAGATCAACCTGTTTGCGTTCTCGCGAACGGTGGTGTTCAACATCAGCGCAGTTGGTAAGAAACTGTTGCTGCGTACCGCAACGAACCCGAATGTCGGGACTACCGTAACCGGCGGTGCGACAACCTTCAGTTGGCCGGATATCTCGCCCGCTTACCTTGGCGTGGGATACATCATTGGACCACGGCTGGCGGCACTGAACTTCGCCGGCGGCGTGCTGGCGTGGGGCCTGCTGGTTCCACTCTTGACCTACATCCTTGGACCGTACATGCAGCCCGCCACGGGTGCACAGATTCCGTGGCCGACGATTGCCGGCTCCATCTATTTCTCGATCGTCCGGCCGATCGCCGTCGGAGGCATGTTGGTGGGCGCCTGCTACACGCTGTTCAAAATGCGCAAACAACTCGGCATCGGCATTGGGCGAGCGGTTTCGGACTTGAAGAAATCGGCCCAGGCACATGAGGCGACCGACCGCACGCAGCGCGATTTGAACTCCAAGGTCGTCTTCGCCGGCATTGCGTTGGTACTCATCGCGATGATCGCGCTGTACTACTTCTTCATTTCGGGCGCCGGTGGCCTGGCGAGCAACAAGATTATTGCGGGTGCAGTCGTCGCCGCGGTCGTGATGGTGATTCTCGGGTTCTTCTTCGCGGCGGTCAGCGGCAACCTGGTGGGCATGATCGGCTCGTCGAACAACCCGGTATCCGGCCTGACTCTGTGCACGCTGGTGGTTGCAGCGCTGCTGATGGTGGCGCTCGGCGTTTCGGGAATTGGCGGCGTGACCGCGGTGCTCGGCGTCGCGGCCGTGGTTTGCGTCTCGTCCGCGGTCGCCGGCGAAATGCTGCAGGACCTCAAGGTTGGGCACATTCTCGGCGGCACTCCGTCGAAGATGCAGATTGGCGACCTGCTTGGGATCGTTGTGGCATCGTTGGTTCTGTTCTTCCCGCTGGCAATACTCGACAAGGCGTATCACTTCGGCAGCGCGGCTCTTCCTGCTCCACAGGCCGGCTTGATGGCGATGCTGGCGCAGGGAATCGTCGGTGGCAACATGGCGTGGCCGCTGGTAATCGTCGGCATCCTGATGGGCTTTGCGCTGATCATGATCGAAGTGAGGAGCCCGATGCTGTTCTCCGTGGGCATGTACCTGCCGCTGGGAACGACGTTCGCGATCTTTGTCGGTGGCATCCTGCGTTGGATTACCGACAAGTTGCGCGACCGTGCCAAACTGAACGACGCACAGAAGGCGCGCGTAGAGAACGCCGGAGTGCTGACCGCTTCAGGACTGATCGCGGGCGAAGCGCTCTGCGGATTGGTAATCGCGGGAATCGTCGGCAGCGGCCGCCAGTTGTGGTCAATTATGGACCATCCAAATTGGATCTACGGCCTGATCGCCCTGGTTGTGATTGCGACGGTGATGATCCGCGTTCCGCTGGCCAATGCCGGCAGTCCGGACGAACCGGCACCGCCGACAGCAGTCATGTAG
- a CDS encoding ComF family protein — protein MQFSVLRAAPEADGKEVVFSSSGDRTRADGVQAPPGRPLIANTLNALFGSLYSALFPSDCRLCSTPLNTVSRLPVCEACVNRIEQMPADRCRACGDLFPVGYQSSTDLCPDCAFEAPPFERAAAYGPYTGGLRELIHLLKYEQIKPAAKVLGRMLSEAANTLELRGEVIVIPVPLHAAKLRQRSFNQSELIAKEALRHLHGYQNAHFTLEVALMKRRRDTPSQVGMTREERAANLRGAFGVTSRSRIRGQQVLLVDDVLTTGATVAECTRVLRRGGAKHIWVATVARAVRVSATFAEARDSNQQAPLAIAARG, from the coding sequence ATGCAGTTTTCGGTGCTTCGGGCCGCTCCCGAAGCGGACGGTAAGGAGGTCGTCTTCAGCAGTAGCGGAGACCGAACTCGGGCCGATGGGGTCCAGGCGCCACCCGGAAGGCCTCTTATTGCCAATACGCTGAACGCCTTGTTCGGCAGCCTATATAGCGCTCTCTTCCCGTCCGATTGCCGTCTCTGTTCCACACCCCTGAATACAGTTTCGCGCCTGCCGGTGTGTGAGGCCTGCGTAAACCGGATAGAACAGATGCCCGCCGACCGTTGTCGCGCCTGCGGAGACCTGTTCCCCGTTGGCTATCAGTCCTCGACCGACCTTTGCCCGGACTGCGCTTTTGAGGCACCGCCATTCGAGCGCGCCGCCGCTTACGGTCCCTACACAGGTGGGCTGCGCGAACTAATTCATCTTTTGAAGTATGAACAGATCAAACCCGCGGCCAAGGTTCTCGGCCGCATGTTGTCAGAGGCCGCCAACACCCTGGAATTGCGTGGAGAGGTGATCGTGATCCCCGTTCCCCTGCACGCCGCCAAGTTGCGACAGCGAAGCTTTAACCAGTCAGAGTTGATCGCGAAAGAGGCGCTGCGGCATCTACATGGATATCAGAACGCGCATTTCACCCTGGAAGTCGCGCTCATGAAACGGCGTCGCGATACGCCGTCGCAGGTTGGAATGACACGCGAAGAGCGCGCCGCAAACCTGCGTGGAGCCTTCGGTGTGACCTCGCGTTCGCGTATTCGGGGCCAACAAGTTCTCCTGGTCGATGACGTTCTCACGACCGGTGCGACCGTTGCCGAGTGTACGCGTGTGCTGCGGCGCGGGGGCGCGAAACACATTTGGGTGGCGACGGTGGCGCGAGCGGTGCGAGTGTCCGCGACTTTCGCCGAAGCAAGGGATTCTAATCAGCAAGCGCCGTTGGCGATAGCGGCGCGGGGATAA
- a CDS encoding HNH endonuclease yields the protein MHAPVLVLNASYEPINVCAARRAIVLVLKGVAMTEEVNGHFLHSTRISMRVPSVIRLLEYRRIPHQTRALSRKNILLRDRNTCQYCGLVLPSSDLTLDHVIPRSRGGASTWENLVACCHDCNREKGNMLPHEAGMKLMREPRPFTLHTSRHIMRMMGRSDAKWRKYLFY from the coding sequence ATGCACGCTCCCGTTCTCGTGCTCAACGCTTCCTATGAGCCGATCAACGTCTGCGCCGCACGGCGCGCCATCGTGCTCGTGCTGAAGGGCGTTGCCATGACCGAAGAGGTGAATGGACACTTCCTGCACTCGACGCGCATCTCCATGCGCGTGCCATCGGTCATTCGCCTGCTGGAATATCGCCGCATTCCGCACCAGACTCGCGCTCTCTCGCGCAAGAACATCCTTCTGCGTGATCGCAACACCTGCCAGTACTGCGGACTCGTTCTGCCGTCCTCGGATTTGACCCTCGATCACGTGATCCCGAGATCTCGCGGCGGGGCCTCAACCTGGGAAAATCTCGTAGCCTGCTGTCACGATTGCAACCGCGAGAAAGGCAACATGCTGCCTCATGAGGCTGGCATGAAGTTAATGCGTGAGCCTCGTCCGTTCACTCTCCACACCAGCCGCCACATCATGCGAATGATGGGCCGGTCCGATGCCAAGTGGAGGAAGTATCTGTTTTATTAA